The sequence below is a genomic window from Mycobacterium sp. ITM-2016-00316.
GCCCGGTGATGGGGCACCTCGCCGCGACGCTTCAGCGCGGATCGGAAACTGTCGGTGATGGCGGACAGGGCGACATCGTTGAGGGTGACGTCAAACGCCTGGCTGACCGATGCCACATCGACCAGGGGTACTTGGACGGCGCTGTAACGCCGCATCGTCGTCACGGGTCCGTTCAGCGTGGATCTGGGTCCGGCGCGCAGCAGACTGTCGATGATCTGCACCGTGCCGCCGACGGTCAGTGCGGCTGCTGCGGTCACCGCCGACGCAGTGTCCCAAGCGCTGCGTGCCCACCGGAGCGGATTGAGCGTGAACGCCGGCAGTGCGGGCGCCACGGGGGTGTCCGCGTGGGCAGCGCGGATGGCGCTGACGAACGTCTCGCCTTCACCGCCGTCGCTCAGCCCGGCGAGCATGTGCATGGTCGCGATGCCGTCGCCGATGCAGTGATGCACCTTCATCAACAACGCCCAGCGGCCGTCGGCGAGGCCCTCGATGATCCAGCACTGCCAGAGCGGTCGTTCCCGGTCGAGACGGGGCTCCATCGCCTCCGCGGTGAACCGGAACAGGGCTGCGTCGTCACCCGGGTGTGGCAGCGCGGCGCGGCGGATATGGTGCGCCATATCGGGTGCCGGGTCGTCCACCCACTCCGGCGCCAGCAGGTCGAGCGGTTGCCTGTGTAGGACTTGCCGCAGCCGAGGAATCGCGGAGATCCGGTCACTGATGGCAGCCACCAGCTGGTCGTGGTCGGGAATCGGTCCGTTCAGCACGGATACCGCCCCGACCGCCAGGCTGACGTGGGGATCGGCGTCCTCGGCGTCCAGGAAACCGGCATCGAGGGTGTTGAGGCGGGCCACCCCTACGACTATCGGCGCGCGGGCGGGCCAGGGTCAGAGTCACAGGTCCCTGCTCAGCGGGACCTGCGGCCCTTCCTGTCCGCCGGCTCGGCCCGGCCCAGGTCACGCGATTTTGGTGCATACCCCGACAGCGGGTATCGTGGACCAACGGTGCGGCTTCCGCGCCGACTCTTTGCGTGCCTGTCTTGGAACCTTCACGATTTCGGTGATCCGGCCCACGTTCTCAGTCGGTGCTGCTGGCGTGCCAAGCCGAGGGTGCACAAGATACGAAAACGAAGGCAAGGATCGCTAACACAGTATGGCCAAGAAAGACGGTGCCATCGAGGTCGAGGGCCGTGTCGTCGAACCTCTGCCCAATGCGATGTTCCGCATTGAGCTGGAGAACGGACACAAGGTTCTGGCCCACATCAGCGGCAAGATGCGGCAGCACTACATCCGCATCCTGCCCGAGGACCGCGTAGTGGTGGAGCTTTCGCCCTACGACCTGTCCCGGGGCCGCATCGTGTACCGGTACAAGTAACACGCCCCTCAACTGCAACAACCACTACCTGTGGTGGGCACTCCGGTGTCTGCCGCAACCGACCTAGAAGGATCGCGAAGCCGTGAAGGTGAACCCGAGCGTCAAGCCGATCTGCGACAAGTGCAGGGTGATCCGCCGGCATGGGCGGGTCATGGTGATCTGCTCGGATCCGCGGCACAAGCAGCGGCAGGGTTAGTCCCAGTCCAAGCACGCAGAACCACCCACAACTGAATGCAGACCTCCCAGTACCAGTGAGCGGATTCGCCGCTCACTACACGCCCGGCACGGAGGCCGGGCCCCGCCAAGACGGGGAACGGACTGGGAACAGACCTCCGCATAGAGAAGGAATCACTGCCTGATGGCACGTCTCATGGGCGTCGATCTCCCGCGTGACAAGCGCATGGAGATCGCGCTGACCTATATCTACGGCATCGGCCGTACCCGCTCCCAGGAAATCCTGGAAGGCACCGGCATCAGCCGGGACCTGCGCACCAAGGACCTCACCGACGATCAGGTGAGCCAGCTGCGCGAATACATCGAAGGCAACCTCAAGGTCGAGGGTGACCTGCGCCGCGAGGTCCAGGCCGATATCCGTCGCAAGATCGAGATCGGTTGCTACCAGGGACTGCGCCACCGTCGTGGCCTGCCCGTGCGTGGACAGCGCACCAAGACCAACGCGCGCACCCGCAAGGGCCCGAAGCGCACCATCGCCGGCAAGAAGAAGGCCAGGTAACCCCGGATGGCACAGGCAAAGAAGGGCGGCACCGCCGCCAAGAAGGGTCAGAAGACCCGCCGCAGGGAAAAGAAGAACGTCCCGCACGGCGCTGCTCACATCAAGAGCACCTTCAACAACACCATCGTCTCGATCACCGATCCCCAGGGCAACGTCATCGCCTGGGCCTCGTCGGGTCACGTCGGCTTCAAGGGTTCGCGTAAGTCGACCCCGTTCGCCGCGCAGCTCGCCGCCGAGAACGCTGCCCGCAAGGCGCAGGAACACGGCGTCAAGAAGGTCGATGTTTTCGTGAAGGGCCCGGGTTCGGGCCGCGAGACCGCGATCCGCTCGCTTCAGGCCGCAGGCCTCGAAGTCGGCGCGATCTCCGACGTCACTCCGCAGCCGCACAATGGCTGCCGTCCGCCCAAGCGGCGCCGGGTCTAGGGAAGAGGATTTAGACAATGGCTCGTTATACCGGCCCCGCGACCCGCAAGTCGCGTCGCCTCGGCGTCGACCTCGTCGGCGGCGATCAGTCGTTCGAAAAGCGCCCCTACCCGCCCGGCCAGCACGGCCGCGCGCGGATCAAGGAGAGCGAATACCGCACCCAGCTGCAGGAGAAGCAGAAGGCTCGCTTCACCTACGGCGTCATGGAGAAGCAGTTCCGCCGCTACTACGAAGAGGCCAACCGCCTCTCGGGCAAGACCGGCGAGAACCTGCTGCGCATCCTGGAAAGCCGCCTGGACAACGTCGTGTACCGCGCCGGCCTGGCGCGTACCCGCCGGATGGCTCGCCAGCTGGTCAGCCACGGCCACTTCACCGTCAACGGTGTGAAGGTCGACATCCCCAGCTACCGCGTGTCGCAGTACGACATCATCGATGTCAAGGACAAGTCGATCAACACCCTGCCGTTCGAAGCTGCACGCCAGGCCGCGGGCGAGCGCCCGATCCCGGGTTGGCTGCAGGTCGTCGGCGAGCGTCAGCGCATCCTGGTTCACCAGCTGCCCGAGCGGGCACAGATCCAGGTGCCGCTCACCGAGCAGCTCATCGTCGAGTTCTACTCGAAGTAAACGGTTAGATGTCCCGGGCCGCCGCCCATTCTCAGGTGGCCTGGGACGCCCAGACGGCATCAAATAGCGGGTGCCGAGAAGGAGATAGAGAAACATGCTGATTTCACAGCGACCCACACTGTCCGAAGAGACGTTGGCCGACAACCGGTCCCGGTTCACCATCGAACCGCTGGAGCCCGGTTTCGGCTACACCCTCGGCAACTCGCTGCGGCGCACGCTGCTGTCGTCCATCCCGGGCGCGGCGGTCACCAGCATCCGCATCGATGGTGTGCTGCACGAGTTCACCACCGTCCCCGGTGTGAAGGAAGACGTCACCGACATCATCCTGAACCTCAAGGGTCTGGTCGTGTCCTCGGAAGAGGACGAGCCGGTCACCATGTACCTGCGCAAGCAGGGCCCGGGTGCGGTCACCGCCGGTGACATCGTGCCGCCGGCCGGTGTGACGGTGCACAACCCGGATCTGCACATCGCGGCCCTGAACGACAAGGGCAAGCTCAAGGTCGAGCTGGTCGTCGAGCGTGGCCGCGGCTACGTGCCCGCCGTGCAGAACAAGGCGTCGGGCGCCGAGATCGGCCGTATCCCGGTCGATTCCATCTACTCGCCCGTGCTCAAGGTGACCTACAAGGTGGAGGCCACCCGCGTCGAGCAGCGCACCGACTTCGACAAGCTGATCCTCGATGTCGAGACCAAGAACTCGATCACCCCGCGTGACGCGCTGGCGTCGGCCGGCAAGACCCTGGTCGAACTCTTCGGTCTGGCACGGGAACTCAACGTCGAGGCCGAGGGCATCGAGATCGGGCCGTCGCCGGCCGAGGCCGACCACATCGCCAGCTTCGCGCTGCCGATCGACGACCTCGACCTGACGGTGCGCTCGTACAACTGCCTCAAGCGCGAGGGCGTGCACACCGTCGGCGAGCTGGTGTCGCGCACCGAGTCCGATCTGCTCGACATCCGTAACTTCGGCCAGAAGTCCATCGACGAGGTCAAGATCAAGCTGCATCAGCTGGGTCTCTCGCTCAAGGACAGCCCGGCCACCTTCGATCCGTCCGAGGTTGCCGGCTACGACGTGGCCACCGGCACCTGGACCGGTGACGCAGGCTATGACCTGGACACCGACCAGGACTTCGCCGAAACCGAACAGCTCTAAACCCAGCAGAACCGTCCCGGTCCTACCTGATACGGGGATCGGCCACATTAGGAGATAGTCGCAATGCCCAAGCCCACCAAGGGTCCTCGCCTCGGCGGGTCGTCCTCGCACCAGGCCGCGCTGCTGGCCAACCTGGCCACCTCGCTCTTCGAGCACGGCCGCATCAAGACGACCGAGCCGAAAGCACGGGCGTTGCGTCCGTACGCGGAGAAGCTGATCACCCACGCCAAGAAGGGCACGCTGCACAACCGGCGTGAGGTGATGAAGAAGATCCGCGACAAGGATGTGGTGCACACCCTGTTCGCCGAGATCGGTCCCTTCTTCGCCGATCGCGAGGGTGGCTACACCCGGATCATCAAGGTGGAGGCACGCAAGGGCGACAACGCCCCGATGGCCGTCATCGAACTGGTCCGGGAGAAGACCGCGACCTCTGAGGCCAACCGCGCTCGCCGCGCGGACGCATCGCAGAAGGTCGCGGCTGCCGCCGCCCCGCAGGCCGCTGTCGAGCCCGAGGCCGCCGAAGGCCCGACGGCCGACGAGGCTGCCGAGGAGACCATCGAAGCTCCGGCCGAAGAGGCCGTCGCCGAGGAGGCCACCGAGGCTGAGTCCGAGGACAAGGCCGACGACGCCAAGTAGCAATGCCATGGACAAGCCCGCCATCGACTCCGATGGCGGGCTTGCTCATTTTCCCGACGCCACGGTAGCCCCGATTCGTCTACGGCTGGATGTCGCCTACGACGGCACCGACTTCGCGGGCTGGGCCACCCAGGAAGGGCAGCGCACCGTCGCCGGTGTCCTGGAGGGTGCCCTGTCGACGGTGTTCCGCACCCCGGTGATCCTGCGGGCGGCCGGGCGCACCGATGCCGGTGTGCACGCCAGCGGCCAGGTGGTGCATGTCGATGTGCCCGAAGATGCGCTGCGACACGCGTACCCGCGCGCCGCACGTCCGGCGGGCGAGCCCGAATTCCTGCCGCTGACAAGGCGTCTGGCGCGGTTCGTGCCCGAGGACGTCCGGGTGCTCGGCATCGTGCGCGCCCCGGAGGGTTTCGATGCGCGGTTTTCCGCACTGCGCAGGCATTACGAATACCGGCTCGCCACGGCGCCGTATGGCGCCACCCCACAGCAGGCCCGGTTCGTCACGCCGTGGCCACGCCCGCTCGACGTGACCGCCATGGCGGACGCGTCGCGCCACCTGGTCGGCCTGCACGACTTCGCCGCCTTCTGTAAGCACCGCGAGGGTGCCACCACGATCCGCGAGATGCAACGCCTGGACTGGACGCGCGACGGTGACCTGATCACCGCCCATGTCAGCGCCGACGCGTTCTGCTGGTCGATGGTGCGGTCATTGGTGGGTGCCCTGCTGGCCGTGGGGGAGGGCCGCCGGGAGCCGGCGTGGTGTGCGTCGCTGCTCGGTGCGTCCAAGCGCTCCAGCGATTTCGCCGCGGCTCCGGCCCGTGGGTTGACGCTGGTGGGGGTGGACTATCCGGCCGATGATCAGCTGGCGGCGCGCATCACCGTGACCCGCGATCTCCGCACCCTCTGAGGCGGCCTCAGAGCCGCTGCGCGACGAAATCGGCGGCCTGGTTCACCATGCCCGCCTTGATGTAGGCCGGCGCCAGGTGGTCGGCCCAATAGGACTCCCAGTTCTCCGGATCGGTCGGATTGCAGATCGGGTCGTCGCCGTGGCACAGCTCGATGGTGCGTTCCTGGTAGACCGGGCTGAAGTTCGAGAGCGGGCCCACCCAGGCGATCCCGTTGCCGAACAGCGCCACCGCGGCGACCTTCTGGTCGATGCCCGGTGGCAGCGGCTTGGTGAACCCGAAGGCAGCGAACGGGACGGCCAGCACCACATCGGTGACGGCCGCACCGAGGGAGTAGCCACCCAGGACGAGCCGGGTGTCCGGGCAGTTGGCCGACATGTACTGCGCCCGGGCGCTCATATCGTTGGCGCCGATGTCGATCTGGGTGTCCGCGGGGTATTTCACCGCATACAGTGCGACGTTCTTGCCCGTCTTGGAGCGCAGTGCGCTCACGAGGGCGTTGCCGATCGGACCGGCACCGGCGGATTCCATGCGCCCCCGCGCGAAGATCAGCTCGGCGTCGGGGCAGGACACCGCCCCGGCGGTCGGCAGCAGGGCGGGCGCAGTGAGCGCGGGTGCGGTCAGTGCGGCCAGCACGACGAGCACTGCAGACGCCAGCACGGTGACGCGGCGGACCGGACCTCTCGGCGTCAAGATCACCGCACCGAGTGTAGCG
It includes:
- a CDS encoding wax ester/triacylglycerol synthase family O-acyltransferase, with amino-acid sequence MARLNTLDAGFLDAEDADPHVSLAVGAVSVLNGPIPDHDQLVAAISDRISAIPRLRQVLHRQPLDLLAPEWVDDPAPDMAHHIRRAALPHPGDDAALFRFTAEAMEPRLDRERPLWQCWIIEGLADGRWALLMKVHHCIGDGIATMHMLAGLSDGGEGETFVSAIRAAHADTPVAPALPAFTLNPLRWARSAWDTASAVTAAAALTVGGTVQIIDSLLRAGPRSTLNGPVTTMRRYSAVQVPLVDVASVSQAFDVTLNDVALSAITDSFRSALKRRGEVPHHRALRTLVPVSVRSSDAMDQVDNRVSVMLPYLPVDEPDLVEQLHTVHRRMARAKSGGQRQAGSSAVSALNLVPFAFASRAIRMLTALPQRGVVTLATNVPGPQRHLQVLGREVVRMLPVPPVALRLRAAVAILSYGEDLFFGITTDFDAFPDVEDLAGGIGRAIAHLTAVARHPRPGRPALALLESSTTDGSGENRSALEGTR
- the rpsK gene encoding 30S ribosomal protein S11, with protein sequence MAQAKKGGTAAKKGQKTRRREKKNVPHGAAHIKSTFNNTIVSITDPQGNVIAWASSGHVGFKGSRKSTPFAAQLAAENAARKAQEHGVKKVDVFVKGPGSGRETAIRSLQAAGLEVGAISDVTPQPHNGCRPPKRRRV
- the truA gene encoding tRNA pseudouridine(38-40) synthase TruA, with product MDKPAIDSDGGLAHFPDATVAPIRLRLDVAYDGTDFAGWATQEGQRTVAGVLEGALSTVFRTPVILRAAGRTDAGVHASGQVVHVDVPEDALRHAYPRAARPAGEPEFLPLTRRLARFVPEDVRVLGIVRAPEGFDARFSALRRHYEYRLATAPYGATPQQARFVTPWPRPLDVTAMADASRHLVGLHDFAAFCKHREGATTIREMQRLDWTRDGDLITAHVSADAFCWSMVRSLVGALLAVGEGRREPAWCASLLGASKRSSDFAAAPARGLTLVGVDYPADDQLAARITVTRDLRTL
- the rpmJ gene encoding 50S ribosomal protein L36 — its product is MKVNPSVKPICDKCRVIRRHGRVMVICSDPRHKQRQG
- the infA gene encoding translation initiation factor IF-1; this translates as MAKKDGAIEVEGRVVEPLPNAMFRIELENGHKVLAHISGKMRQHYIRILPEDRVVVELSPYDLSRGRIVYRYK
- a CDS encoding cutinase family protein; the protein is MILTPRGPVRRVTVLASAVLVVLAALTAPALTAPALLPTAGAVSCPDAELIFARGRMESAGAGPIGNALVSALRSKTGKNVALYAVKYPADTQIDIGANDMSARAQYMSANCPDTRLVLGGYSLGAAVTDVVLAVPFAAFGFTKPLPPGIDQKVAAVALFGNGIAWVGPLSNFSPVYQERTIELCHGDDPICNPTDPENWESYWADHLAPAYIKAGMVNQAADFVAQRL
- the rpsD gene encoding 30S ribosomal protein S4, whose amino-acid sequence is MARYTGPATRKSRRLGVDLVGGDQSFEKRPYPPGQHGRARIKESEYRTQLQEKQKARFTYGVMEKQFRRYYEEANRLSGKTGENLLRILESRLDNVVYRAGLARTRRMARQLVSHGHFTVNGVKVDIPSYRVSQYDIIDVKDKSINTLPFEAARQAAGERPIPGWLQVVGERQRILVHQLPERAQIQVPLTEQLIVEFYSK
- the rplQ gene encoding 50S ribosomal protein L17 — translated: MPKPTKGPRLGGSSSHQAALLANLATSLFEHGRIKTTEPKARALRPYAEKLITHAKKGTLHNRREVMKKIRDKDVVHTLFAEIGPFFADREGGYTRIIKVEARKGDNAPMAVIELVREKTATSEANRARRADASQKVAAAAAPQAAVEPEAAEGPTADEAAEETIEAPAEEAVAEEATEAESEDKADDAK
- the rpsM gene encoding 30S ribosomal protein S13, whose product is MARLMGVDLPRDKRMEIALTYIYGIGRTRSQEILEGTGISRDLRTKDLTDDQVSQLREYIEGNLKVEGDLRREVQADIRRKIEIGCYQGLRHRRGLPVRGQRTKTNARTRKGPKRTIAGKKKAR
- a CDS encoding DNA-directed RNA polymerase subunit alpha; the protein is MLISQRPTLSEETLADNRSRFTIEPLEPGFGYTLGNSLRRTLLSSIPGAAVTSIRIDGVLHEFTTVPGVKEDVTDIILNLKGLVVSSEEDEPVTMYLRKQGPGAVTAGDIVPPAGVTVHNPDLHIAALNDKGKLKVELVVERGRGYVPAVQNKASGAEIGRIPVDSIYSPVLKVTYKVEATRVEQRTDFDKLILDVETKNSITPRDALASAGKTLVELFGLARELNVEAEGIEIGPSPAEADHIASFALPIDDLDLTVRSYNCLKREGVHTVGELVSRTESDLLDIRNFGQKSIDEVKIKLHQLGLSLKDSPATFDPSEVAGYDVATGTWTGDAGYDLDTDQDFAETEQL